The Helianthus annuus cultivar XRQ/B chromosome 11, HanXRQr2.0-SUNRISE, whole genome shotgun sequence region GTGTTTATGAAGTCATTCAACGAGCTTCGCGAGAAAATGGCGGCCGAGCATAGAGAAACCGTTCAACGACGGTATTACACCGTTACTGGCGAAAACGCGGATGAATCTACTCTTGAGAAGCTCATCTCGACGGGTGAAAGCGAGACGTTTTTGCAAAAAGCGATTCAAGAGCAGGGGCGAGGGCAGGTGATGGAGACAGTGTTGGAGATTCAGGAACGACACGATGCTGTGACGGTTATTGAGAGAAACTTGAAGGAGTTGCATCAGGTGTTTATGGATATGGCGGTTTTGGTCGAGCATCAAGGGGAACAACTTGATGATATCGAGACTCATGTGAACCGGGCTAACTCGTTTGTGACACGTGGCGCAGCGCAGTTGAATGAGGCGCGAAAGAAACAGAAGAATACTAGAAAATGGACTTGTTTTGGGATCCTTTTGTTGTTGATTATAATTGCTATTATTGTTTTGTCTATTAGACCATGGAAGTAGAAAGGCTTATTCAAGATGGTTTGTTGAAAAATTGGTATGTTATTTGTTATTTATTGTTCTTGTTTATAGAGAATTTGTTATGGGTGAGATTGATATACTATAGTTTGATATTGTAATTTAAGAGCATATGGAGTCTgctgttatatatattttttcaagatttAATTTCTTGATTTGGAGATTGTTTGTATATGCTATCTATATTGTAACAACTATACATTTAGAATCATCCAAATTCATACTCACTATATGATTGTTTGTGTTAATTCTCTTACAGAGTCGTCCCTGAGAACTTAGAAAAAATTTAGGCCTCAGACGACAAAAAGATAAGGCCTAAAAATTGTGGTTAAGGGgaaatgatttaaaaaaataaaaccttgATGGTGGAGCCGAGACTTCAACTTAAGACCTTCCCTTTATCTTGATGGTGGAGCCTAAAAATAAATGgatgtatatataaaatatataatttagcatatatatataaaagcttaTAAAAACCTTTCGGGCTTTTTAAAAATTTGGGGCTCGAGCGACGGCACGGGTTGGCCGGAGCCGGCCCTGTTCTCTTAGTTGTGTATCAAGTGAGAGTAGTCTCTTTATTTTATAGAATAGAGGTAAAATTTGACTTTATCACTCTTTCTAAGATTCCACAAGCTCTGCTACGAGTGAAATTATATTGTATACGTTTGTTAAATTCATACTCGGATTTTGATTGGTACCTTATTTGTTACTCTTTAACCCAagaccaaaaattttcaaaagGGTTGGTCACATGAGAACTATAGGAAAGGGCACAAACTCAGAATGACCAAGACTCAAGTTTGGTGTCATTTAGGCCAAAAACATTATAGTTAGGTATCTAGCCAAGTCAAAGATGCAACTCTTCTAGAAGGGATGGGATGAGTGGACTTTGGAAAAATGTGTTTTCTTTTTAGAATCTTATTCTACAAGACATTTCCTGCCCATTTCCATGCCATAAACGTTTCAATAGAAAATTGGGAGAATGATATTATTGTGACTATTTATTAGGTAGTGTTAATGTTAatgtcaaaatatatatatatatatatatatatatatatatatatatatatatatatataatctttaTAGCTATAGCATACCAAGTATCTACATTTGTGTATCATACTCAAAGCGTGTATAAAATGAACTCAGTTTAGCATATGCAAGACCGATATACACATGAACTAAAAACGCAACAAAACTTTATCGTATGataaaaaagagaaaaaatgAGTCAATGTACAGACTCCAAGGTTATTCTTAGCGATTCACAAAGATAAAGGAGGTACGCAAaataattttataaattatatgtCTATATTGGTATAACTAGGTATACTGATTCTAAACTAACCTTAGGCACAATCTATGTCAAACCATACCGCCAGCATCAGGTGGTTGTCATAGATCATACCAACATATGATAATCAATGTGAGATGACACCATTAGATTAGGGTAAGCAACAATAAATAACCTTCAACTAAAACAAGAAGCAACACCACAAGCACATTCAAACTATATTCATATATTAATGAGTACGATCAATCAAATGCGTAAGCACAAGTTCATAACTCCAAGGTTGATTTGCCAGCTTGTTAACTTGACGTGTGATATAATTTTCAATTGGTTATATAGACACAACGTATATTGACTGCTTAACTCATTTTGGGCACGAGCCATAACAAACCGCACCAAGTAACCAACGAGACATGACGTAAC contains the following coding sequences:
- the LOC110891056 gene encoding syntaxin-121; protein product: MNDLLSRSFSGGRTGDIEMGNTGETAGTNLERFFQEVDAIKEELKALETLHKQLQSSNEQSKTLHSANSIKSLKTKMDNDVALSLKKAKLIKTGLEALDRSNETNRSLPGCGPGSSTDRTQISVVNGVRNQLKVFMKSFNELREKMAAEHRETVQRRYYTVTGENADESTLEKLISTGESETFLQKAIQEQGRGQVMETVLEIQERHDAVTVIERNLKELHQVFMDMAVLVEHQGEQLDDIETHVNRANSFVTRGAAQLNEARKKQKNTRKWTCFGILLLLIIIAIIVLSIRPWK